In Haliscomenobacter hydrossis DSM 1100, the DNA window GTAGGGGCGATCCCTATGTGGTCGCCCAAAAAAGGTCGCCCCTATTGGGCAACCACACAGGGTTGCCCCAACCAAACCATTAACGATTATGTTTTCGTTCAACATCGACCATAAAGACCCTCAATCCTCGGCTCGGGCCGGGGTCATTCAAACTGCTCACGGGGAGATCCAAACTCCTATTTTTATGCCCGTGGGTACAGCGGGTACCGTCAAAGCGGTGCATCAGCATGAATTGGAAACGGAGATCAAAGCGCAAATTATTTTGGGGAATACCTACCATTTATACTTGCGTCCAGGCATTGAAATTTTACAGCAGGTTGGTGGTTTGCACAAATTCAATGGTTGGAATCATCCCATTTTAACCGATAGCGGGGGCTATCAGGTGTATTCACTGGGCAATACCCGCAAAATCAAAGAAGAAGGGGTTACTTTTAATTCCCACATCGATGGTTCTCCCCACTTTTTTTCGCCTGAACGCGCCATCGACATCCAGCGCATCATTGGTGCCGACATCATCATGGCTTTTGACGAGTGTACCCCGTACCCGTGTGAATATGGCTACGCCAAAAAATCGATGGAAATGACCCATCGTTGGTTGGCGCGTTGCTGCGAGCGTTTTGACAATACCCAGGGGCTTTATGGGTACGAACAGACCTTGTTTCCGATCGTACAAGGGAGTACTTATACGGATTTGCGGATTCAGTCGGCAGAGGCCATTGCGGCTTTCAACCGTCCGGCCAATGCCATTGGAGGCCTTTCAGTAGGCGAACCCGCCGAAGACATGTACGCCATGACTGAGCTGGTTTGTGGCGTTTTACCCGCCGATAAGCCACGCTACCTCATGGGAGTGGGTACTCCAGTGAACATCCTGGAAAGTATTGCCCTGGGCATCGATATGTTTGATTGTGTATTGCCCACCCGCAATGCCCGTCATGGACTATTGTATACGGCGGAGGGCATCCTGAACATGCGCAACGCCAAGTGGAAGGACGATTTTTCACCCATTGATGCCAATAGCCCTTGCCATAGTAGCCGGTTCTACTCTAAGGCTTACCTGCGGCACCTGATCCACAGCAGTGAAATTTTGGGGATGCAGATTGCTACCTTGCAGAATTTGT includes these proteins:
- the tgt gene encoding tRNA guanosine(34) transglycosylase Tgt, with translation MFSFNIDHKDPQSSARAGVIQTAHGEIQTPIFMPVGTAGTVKAVHQHELETEIKAQIILGNTYHLYLRPGIEILQQVGGLHKFNGWNHPILTDSGGYQVYSLGNTRKIKEEGVTFNSHIDGSPHFFSPERAIDIQRIIGADIIMAFDECTPYPCEYGYAKKSMEMTHRWLARCCERFDNTQGLYGYEQTLFPIVQGSTYTDLRIQSAEAIAAFNRPANAIGGLSVGEPAEDMYAMTELVCGVLPADKPRYLMGVGTPVNILESIALGIDMFDCVLPTRNARHGLLYTAEGILNMRNAKWKDDFSPIDANSPCHSSRFYSKAYLRHLIHSSEILGMQIATLQNLSFFLWLVTEARAHIQAGDFRAWKEMMVPKLETRL